A segment of the Lycium barbarum isolate Lr01 chromosome 7, ASM1917538v2, whole genome shotgun sequence genome:
AAGGTGGGAAtgacatcggtggaggacaagatgcggcaagcgaggctgagatggtttgggcatgtgaagaagaGAGATATAGATGCCCAgtacggaggtgtgagaggttggctatggacggttttaggagaggtagaggaagGCTAAAGAAATATTGGAGGGAGATGATTAGGCAGGACATGGCGTAGTTTCAGATTACCGAggatatgaccttagataggaggttgtggaggactcagattaggatagaaggctagtaggtagtctcgcTTTTCTTTCGCACTAGTAGGCTTAGTTTGCTCTACTTTTTATTGCCCTTTGATTCCtgcttttatgtgttgggtcttgCCTTTTCATgatgttttatcatgacttctgAGCTCTTGTTctttctcattttcgcattgctttgatttgcttgtctgtatctgactcttttcccttgttttcccttgttttcttttgagccgagagtctttcggaaacagcctccctacctttccAAGGtggaggtaaggtctgcatacacttaaccctccccagaccccacactgtgggattcaactggtatgttgttattgttgttgttgatccgGGTCAAGGACTCATGCGACCATATTCTTCTATTCCTCTCCTGGCTTTTTGTGACACTGACTGGGCGTCTTATATTGACTCTCGTAGATCCATCAGTGACTTTTCTATCAATTTGGTTTGTTCTCCTATTTCGTGGAAATCGAAAAAGTAAGTATCGATGCCCATCTCTTCTGGCGAAGCTGAATATCGATCCATGACGAGGGTGGTGGCTGAACTCACTTAGTTGAAACGCCTTCTTGCCGATCTTTCAGTTCCACCAGCCTTACCAATACCTCTCTACTCTGACAACCAAGCCGCCCTTCACATCGCACGAAATCCCGTATTTCACGAACGAACGAAGCACGTCAAACTAGACTGCCGCTTCGTCCGTCAGCAATCCCTCTCTGGCCTCATTTCCCTCAATTTTGTCCCTTTTTCTTCGCAATTAATCGATATCTTCACTAAATCACTTTCTGGCCCTAGTCACAACTCCAACCTTCGCAAGTTAGGGTTTCTTCTTGCCCCTCCAACttgaggaggggggggggggtgttgagaTTCATCCCCTCCATTCTCATTCTACAGTTGATATTGAGGGTATGATTCAAAGTAAGTACGAGGAAGATGAAGTTGGTTGTTTACAGATGAAAGAGGAATAAGATTTTATGTACTAAATTGATCCATCAAGGTACAATGAGTCATTGGGCCACATTTGAGGTTTTGGGCCTAAATGAAATTAAAGAGCAAATTGTGCTCACCAGACAACCAAATCTCAGCCCAACTATTGTAGTCATCACAACCATCCAAAGTTGACAAATTAACTCAGGCCACACGATCTAAATAAACTTGATCAACAGGCACACACCTAGATAGTAATAGGAATATTTCATTCCAAAGTTAACTACAGGACAGCCAATAGAAATTAGACAAATATTGTACAGGATTATTTATTATTCTATAGTCTTTTATTTCTATTCAATAGTGTTGTATATATAGGCATGTCAATACAATGAAATGATCATTAGAAAATTTCACAAAACAATCTTCGTCCTTTTGTTTTTCTACATATAAGTAGTACTTTTGATGTAGTtctcaaatatataaattttaatcttaaaatattgtgTTAATGTAATCCAATTTTGCTTCAGAGTTTAGTTAAATTGACTCTTGAAAAGTGAaacgtgtcacataaattgagcgGAGAGAGTAGAATATTAATAAGGGCATATTTGAACCTAAACACATACTTTAATGACATATAATGATCCAATTTAGTTTCTTACTGCAATTATGTAACAACTTATGTATCTAAGAAGCAATTTGGTTAAATTGTAATGAATTTTCTCACCAATTTAAGGTATCATCACATAGGAAGCAACTTAATATgtcattttgtaaaatttaaatTAGAAATTAAAGGCAAAGACACAATAATCATAATATCATGAAACAAGACAATTCAGGTGGACCAGGTAacatacactactaaaaaaacagggaTTTTCGACCACACGCGGTCGAAAAAGCCTTTATTTCGACCAATTTTaaatataatttaatataaaaaaaaaatttcgaccacacgtggtcgaaatcacattctaccgaaattaagggaaaaaaacatttcgaccacatgtggtcgaattttttttttatattaaattatatttaaatttttcgactacgtgtggtcgaaaaaattatttatatttaaatataaaaagaaaataaaaatccaatttcgaccacatgtggtcgaaattataaattgagcccagaatttcgaccacatgtggtcgaaattttaaATTGAGCCcagaatttcgaccacatgtggtcgaaatatgGCAACcatattgctaaatttcgaccacgtgtggtcgaaattctGGAATATTTTTTCCAGCATTTGCTTGTTTTTGACATACCACCTGGCAATTTTCAAAcaaccaaattcatcaaccaaaacagtcatccaattcatcaacaatgcaacacaacaaccataaataatgtttgaacacttaaacattgtccattcaaacacttaaacatcataaactacgttcaaacacttaaacatcttaaaattaaaagtacttctagttcaaattaaaactacattcatatacatatccatttaaACATAGCAGAATTAGAATCCAAAAGCACATTAATCAAAAAAGTCAATGTTCGGTGTTAGAGACATGATCCGTATCCTCCCCACTAGACTCGTCGACAAAAGCATGATTTATGTTAGCTTGTGACCAACGTCGTCTACCTTGGGAAGGTCGGGGTTGGCTAGGAGGCTGTGACCTACGAGCATCCCCAGGACACGGGGGAATCGGAAACTGCCGCGAATTAAGTAAGCTATCAATCTGGGCTTGCATACCCAACATCCTGGCCTCCGAGGAATTAAGTGTTCTTGTTAGCAGGTTAACTTGCTGCTTCATGGCTTCATACTCCTTAGGATCAACTGTCCCATCATCAGTAACACCTACGGCTTCAAGGGCCGACGAGTATCGACGAAAGACTAGATTAGGCATCCCATAAACTGTCCCGTGCCTTGTTGGGGGAGCAACATTCTCAATCCATTGTTGTTGTATTAACTCGTCGGTCATCTGCGTGGTACTTGGCTGAGTGGCTCGAAACTCCCCAAAGTGTTGTTGAAATTCATTCTAAAATCGAAGGATACAATGTTAGTAATCTAATTTAGtacaaaaaatatattattattgttaactAACGACTTACCCAAGTTTGCTCAGCCCTTGGCTCAACCCATTGGTCTGTACCATCGGCGTTCTTCTCCTTCCTCGTGTGAGTAATCTTAAAGATCTCATCTTGAGGTACCGCCTGACCCCTCTGGAGCTCCtacaaacaaattaaaattaacaatttaaaaaagTCCGCAAAAACTATCCCCACAAATAGTCCCAACAAAAAGTCCGCAAAAAACTGCCACAAAAAAAATAGTCCCAAAAAAAAAGTCCACAAaaacagtccaaaaaaaaaaaacagtccaCAAAAAAAGTCCCCAAAAAATGACCAAAAAGTCCCCAAGAAATACACGTATACCCTTTTAATCTCATTATGTAGCCATCAAAATACTTGTATGCTACTTAATCCTTCTATCTTTCAACAGAATAAATTTAAGCTGTAGACGAATACTACAGTAGACACTAAGATTCTAAATGTATTAGCAGAAATCATTGATACTTTTATATATGTAGATGTAGGTCAAGGAAATCTCTAAGGATACACTACCTGCCAAAAACAACAATATAAAATACATGTTCGTCTCATCATGCTAAATGTAAGCAAAATCCATAGAGGCTATTCTTTTACTCCAGAAAGAATCTAATTATGTTATGTGCATACTTACTCTTAGACTCATAAATAAACATACTGAATTGACAGAGTCAAAGACAAAGCATTAGAATGTACAACTGACTAGTAGGGAGGTATATATATTTTACAAAGCTACAAATACCAACCAAAAGGTAGAACCAATATTTGAATTTTATGAGTTCGAGCTCGAAATTTTACCTCAGTCCATTTAGTTTGCTGatttaaaatttaatatttgtaTAAATTCAGTGAATCTTTTAATACATATACAAGATTCGAGCCAAAATTTAAATTCACATAAACAGGACTCAATACAGATGATTCACATAATAAAATGATACATATGATTCACATAAACAGGACTCAATACAGATGATCAGTTATGATATCTACTTAtaatttgtttttatttattttaaatgcaTCAACcagaagtacaaaaaaaaaaaatcttatccaGTAAGGGCCATTTGAAACACTGAATCatgcaaaaaataaaacaaatataaaCTTACCTCCTGTTTGGATGGTGATTTTTCGTGATTCATTAATGTATGATTTTCTATGAAACcgtgtttgtttccattgttcttaaaaaaAACAGTCAAGAAAAAACAGTCCGCACAAAACAGTCCCAAAAAACAGTCCAAAAAAACTGTCTGAAAAAAAAACAGTCCAAAAATGACCAAAACAGTCCGTAAATACAGTCCCAAAAACAGTCCCTAAAAACAGTCTAAAAAAACAGTCCGTAAAAAACTTCTATTATAGTAAAATCTTTATCAAGAACAGCGACATATTTTGTTAGATCCCACATTATCAATCCATTAAGAAGCCAAGACTTTTTGATGGAGGATTTCAAAAGCTCTATAACAAAGAAAAAACCCCTAGTTAAAAAGTATATCTACAGATGTTTCCACAAAATTTTGGCCTCAGTGATTCTCATAAAACTTTATTCAAATTAAGAATGACCAAAACAGTCgcaaaaaattgttcaaaaacaGTCCCAAAACAGTTCCAAAAAACAGTCCAAAAACAGTCCCAAAAAAAAAGTCCCCCAAAAACCAGTCCAACAAAATAACTAAAACCATCCCAAAATTGAACTAAAACAGTCTCAAATAACTGAACCAACACAGTCCAACCAAATcaccaaaacagtcccaaaaATCTGAACCAACAAGAATAAGAAATGTCACTTGACAAAGCTAAAGAAGGAAACATACCAGCCGTTTCATCAAGTCCACTTGACTCGTGGCGCCACTAGTGTGCAGGGATCCACCCTTCACTGAGGCTCTAGCGGCCTTCCCATTTTCACTTCGTTTCAAAAAGGTCGGATCATTTGCCCAGTAGTGCAGCAGCTCCTTCCACCATTCATCTTGGATCCAATCAGGCTGCACGCAATTATTACGAGCTCTAAGTAACGCATCCTTAAGTATTTTAGCCGTTTTTTTCTCAAAGTTTTGCGCTACTAAATCATGATGTTCCGGCTTCCAGGAACACTTTGTCTGCAAAGAAATTAATACGATTAGGGAGCATATTAAAGGAATATCCCATAAACAATCAACATATAATATTTTACTACAAATATTAAATACCCTAAACTCGAGAAACATCTGCTTCTTCAGTTTCACTGGCACCTTGCCCCAAGACGGAACGGTGCCTCTATAGAGTCCTTTGATCGTCTTTGAAATCCTCTTAGTTGCTTTGTCTGGATAGAAGCTGCATTACAACAATAAGATAATTAAATGCTATAAAATTAGATGtcttataataaaataaataagttATGCAAACTAAATAAACTTACGTTTATCCAACTGGCTCGATTATGAGACGACCTGTCATATCAAAATTCAAAACCTGTGAAGGGTCTCCTTTTTTGGGACGTTCTTCGTCAGAATCAGAGCTACTTTCTTCACGCTCCGACGTCCCAACATGTGGAGTAGATGATGTCGATGGTTGTGACACAGTTGGGCTAGGAGTAACTGTCGGAGTACCACTCCTAGCCGCTCGCTGTGACACATGATAAAACTCAGGGAGGCCATGTGGGATCGTCAAAGGTGTGATAGGGGACGGAGATCGTCGTGCATGTGGCTCTGTCTGGCCCTGAGGCCAAAAATATGGTGGCATTGCGACATGGCCAGTCTGCTGACTCCATGACAACCCATCTGCAACACCTGACATCGGAGGGCCAAGTGGCGGAAGGCAAGGTGCAGGATCTCTAGCTCCAATCCGAAGGGGACCTGGCTCTATGCCTTCTGGTGGTATATACAAACCCTTCTTTTTTGACTTTTTTTGGGCTTTCGCAATAGCCTTACCCTTTTTGTCACCTGCCATCTACAAAATAAATATAAGTAAGTACTGCAATTAAATTATGAAACAAAGATTAAATGTTAATGGTAAATACTAATACACAAAACAAAAAACACCAAAATGACATTAGCATTGAACTACTGAAGTTAGTAAATCTGCAAAACATAAAATACCAACCAAATACCCAAACAATATGAGATACTTATAAATCTTACATTCAATTAAGATTCAGATACTTATAAGTCTTACAATCAATTAAATAAAACTACAGATATTTAATAGTTCTAAAATGAAATACAAGctaattttcatcattttcttcCTGTTCTGACCATTCTTCCTCATCGCTTGTttcaatttcatcattttcttCTACTTCATCAGTAACTTGTGCTACATCCACTTCTTCTAATATATGTTCTGGATGCTGCAGTTCAGTTTCTAATTCTGAGTCAACTAGTTGGTTAACATGTGATGTGTCGTCAGTCTGAAAGGCAGCAGACAAATCATTCTCAACTTCCACACGACCAACCGGCTTGGTTTTAATAACCACCCACCAATCTGACTTATCTGGTCTTAATGGATAAGGGACATAGTACACCTGCTTAACATTGTGTGCAATGATGAAAAGATCGTAACCTGCATACCTCCGTTTGTGCTTTACTTCAATTATATTGCACTCCTCCAGTACCCTCGTACCTCTTTTTGGGGTTGGATCAAACCAGTTACATAGGAAAAGAACAATCTTTTTGAGAGGCCAACCAGAATAATCTAACTCTAAGATCTCTTCAATTACACCAAAATAATCAACACCATCAGCACCTTTAACCCACACACCACTGTTATTAGTTTTCATGTGGTTAGCACACTCTCGAGTATTAAATTTGAAACCATTAACAATATATTTGTCCATACAATGGACACTAGTTGGTCCCCAAGATAAGTCCATCAAAAATTGTTCATGAAAACCACACGGATTGTTGTAAACCTATTAAAAGTTAAGTATTAGAAATCTAGAAATATTAGAACTCAAAACTTAGTAATATTGCtacattactaaagaaaattaTATATAAAACTTACATAATTGTTAAACCAAGTCCCAAATTGGTCGGACACTGTTTCTTGTCCATGTATTTCCACAAAGAGACTGTTCAACAAAATGGAATTTGGGTTAGCCCTTATTCTcaatttaaatgatgaaattttgCAATTTTTGGTAAACTTACTCATAATAAGGTTGAACTTCTGGGCAATTTAACAAGATATGTGTCGAAGCTGATTTATACTCCATTTGATTCAATGGTCTCTCACGTTTTTTGGGCCCATCACCTGGTCGATTGAAGATCAATATCGGCTTCAATAAAGAGTTATTCACACCTCCATCATAGTGTCGATTAGGCCTATTTCTCAAACAAGGCACATCGTTCTGAAAGTAGTAAGAACAGAAATGGGATGTTTCCTTGGCAAGATAAACTTCGCACATTGAGCCTTCCACTTTCGATTTTTGCTTGATATCCCTTTTTAACTTACCAATAGACCTGCATTTAAATCGTGgtgtatttttaaaaaattttaaaattatattagataggaacaaaaaaaaattgactcaTTACCTCTCGAAGGGATACATCCACCTATATTGAACTGGGCCTCCGAGCCGGGCTTCGTATGCAAGGTGAAttggaagatgttccatcacatcaaaGAACCCCGGTGGAAGAATTTTCTCCAACTTATTTGTGATAACAGGAATATTCTGATGCATCCGACAAAGGTTATCCTCCCTCAACGTGCTGGAACATAAGTCTTTGAAGAATAAACTAATTTCTGACATAGGTTTCCAGATTCGTTCAGGCAAGCCACTAAATGCAATAGGGAGTAAAGTTTCCATGAAAACGTGACAGTCATGACTTTTCATCCCGTGTATCCTGCCTTGCTCCATATCAACACGTGATCCAAAATTTGATGCATGGCCATCGGGCATCTTCAAGTTCTGgagccactcacaaatctttcGCTTCTGCTCCATTGTGAAAGAATAGCTAGCCTTAGGCTTGAAGAACCTGTCCTGTTTAGGTTGCAACCATAACTCTTTTCGTCCACAATACTCAATCAAGTCCATTCTAGCCTTAACATTATCTTTCGTCTTGTCCTTCACATCCATCACTGTGTTaaacaaattatcaaagtaatttttttcaatgtgcataacatcaagattatggcgtagaagattatccttccaatatgACAACTCCCAAAATATGCTCTGCTTTGTCCAGTTATGGTAAACTCCATACCCATCGAATCTGTACGGTTCTTCTTCGGTAACTTTTGGGAGGTGTTGAACCCTCTCCCAAATATTCTCACCAGACAGTATTGGAGGTGGACAATCTTGTTCAATTGTGTTATTCTTGAATGCATTTTTCATTCTCCTAAAGGAATGATCCATCGGCAAGAACCGACGGTGgcaatcaaaccatgaattttttTTTGCCGTTTTTTAAAGTGAAGGACTTAGTATTTTCCATGCAGTGAGGACACGCTAACTTTCCGGCTGTCATCCACCCAGACAACATCCCATACGCAGGAAAATCATTAATAGTCCACATTAAAGCGGCCCTCAAATTAAAATTCTGCTTACGCGAAATGTCATATGTCTCAACCCCTTCAACCCACAACTGTTTCAGCTCATCAACCAAAGGTTGCAAGTACACATCAATCAAGACTTTTGGATTACGCGGGCCAGGAATAATACAATTAAGGAATATATATGGACTAGTCATACACATCTCTGGGGGAAGATTATACGGTGTTATAAACACAGGCCAACAAGAATATGGAGCAGCAGAGACAGAATGTGGAGTGAATCCGTCAGAACATAAACCCAACCTAACGTTACGTGGTTCAGCTGCAAAGTCTGGATAGGTTCTATCAAAATGCTTCCAGGCCTCACCatccgatggatgacacataacacccgGTGGCCTTCTATTTTCACTGTGCCATCTCATATGAGGAGCAGAGCTATTAGATGcatacaacctctttaaccttggTATTAGcggtaaataatgcatcgccttaacaACCACTCTCTTCCCGCTACGTGTATCCCTAAATCGTTCACTACCACAAAACTTACAAGATTCTAGATCAACGTCAACATTATAGTATAACATGCAGCCATTTTCACAGCAATCAATTCTCACCGACGAGAGTCCCAACTTAGATACCAATCTCTTTGCCTTATAGTAATTATCGGGTATCTCTAGAGTTGGGTCAACCAATTCATGCATAAGGTCAATCACAGAATCCATTTCCCCTTGGGGAACATTGTTATCTGCTTTGATACTCAATAATCTAACAGCGACAGATAATTGAGAGTGGGTAGAACCATCATGTAAGGACCGACTAGCTTTCTTTAACTTTTTATAAAAACGGCTGGCCTCTTCATTGGGAGGTTCTTCAACATGGCCACTTGATTCAAAGCCCCAATGCATGCCATAACCATCCTGAACCATGTCGTGCATTCTAGAATTCTGGACAGTAGGTTCTACCATCCTACTACTTTCACCCACAACAAAGTTCTGAAATCCACCCAAATTGTTACGCATTTCTCAATGACTAGTCCAAACTGTATAATTACTTTTAAAACCTTTTTCCATTAGATGTCGCCTAACAATCTCTGGGGTCTTGAATgtcatacattcacatttagaacaaggacacctaaccACACCATGAACTGTAAAATCCTCAAGTGTTTTAGCATAGTCAACAAAATCATAAACGCCGGCTACAAATTCATTCTTCAACCCAAATCGACCAGGATTAGTTCTATCGTACATCCAACTACGAGATTCCATCTACACAAATTGCAGAAAATTTGAACTTGTTAAAACACATTTAATTTATATGATTAGTAAAAGAATTTTATTTCAAAGTATAACCTTCCTACCGGTAATGCGCAGTTTGAAACTAGATAGATAAAGTACCTAAATCATTTTAACTTTAATTAATAACTACATAATAAGCACCCATGTATTAACAACTAGaaaaaacagtacaaaaaaatgACCAAAAACAGTCCAAAAAAAAACAGTCCAAAAGAAAAAACAGTCCACAAAAAACAGTCCCAAAAAACAGTCCACAAAAACAGTCTCAAAAAACTGTCCAAAAAAACTgtccaaaaaattaacaaaaacagtcccaaaataaataaataccacATAAATAAAGAATCAAAATAGCCCCAAAAAAATATTCATTCAATGCAAGACCAGTTATTAATTAGTAGGAGTCATCCCATCCCTATTAAGTATAGTTAGGGCTCAATGCAAGACCAGTCCGACTGTCGTTATTACTCATTACTATTAATTACTACAAACTAATTCCTATATTAATTAATCACCGCCTCATAAACTATCCCTACATAATAATCTCCAAATAAGTACTACCAGTGAACCAAATTTGACCCCAAATCAGGATGAATTAAGCTAAATATTTTCTTAGTTATTAATTATTGTATTATCAATTCATTCAGTAATTTTATATTAATAATCCCTACAAAATTTACTCTTAAATCAGGATGAATTAAAATCTTACAATTCATTCAAAAGTGAGGGGAATTCAATTTTTAAGGGTGAACCTGCTCTTTTGAAATAACACAGTGGACCAAACATTGCAAGTatcacaaacgaacaaatatCTCAGCTAGCCCAGCATATCCAAAAAAACACAGCGGAACAAACAAACGAATTCATTCAGTAATTTTATATtaaaatccaatttttttttttacataaaatAAACCCTAAAACAAATATTGGACACTAAATGAAGTTATCAAATCTACTAAGTATAGAAGGTAATATAGCTAATAACATCTTAAGACACCGTAAATGTTTTTCCTATTAACCTAAAaagtaaaattgaaaatttatcATATTATGCTTAGAAAAATTAATACTATGAGAAACAAATCGTAATGTTCAAAGCAGGCAACTAGGATCATATTGTACATTTCTGAAATGGAACCTTTGAAAGGGCAAACATGTCATTTAATTGAATAAAATttctaataataattaataataataataatgcctgCTAGTACAAAGGTGCAAATTAAGGATGAAGCAGAAAGTGGGGGAGTCCTTTTCTTTAGTTTGAATTCAATGGT
Coding sequences within it:
- the LOC132602142 gene encoding uncharacterized protein LOC132602142 — translated: MHQNIPVITNKLEKILPPGFFDVMEHLPIHLAYEARLGGPVQYRWMYPFERSIGKLKRDIKQKSKVEGSMCEVYLAKETSHFCSYYFQNDVPCLRNRPNRHYDGGVNNSLLKPILIFNRPGDGPKKRERPLNQMEYKSASTHILLNCPEVQPYYE